The Haloplanus natans DSM 17983 DNA segment TCCATAGCCGTACGGGGTGTCCCCACCCGGGAGTCGGTTGGGCCGAACACGTTCGCCTCGAACGTGCTCGGGCGAAGGGTTTTGACCGTTCGCCGCCCGTCTGTCGTGTATGGCCCATTCGACCCCGCCGGCCGACCCCGATCCGGCCCGCTGGACGGTGACGCTCACCGGCGCCGTCGCCAACCCACGGACGGTGCGCGCGAGCGACCTCGCGGCGCTGGAGACGGTGTCCGTCGAGGTGGCGACCGGCTGTGAGGGGGAGACGACCGCCCCCGACCGATGGCGCGGCGTCCGCGTCGGGACGGTCATCGACCGGGCGCGCCCCCGCGCCGACGCCTCGCACGCGCTGGTGCGCTCGGCCGACCCCGAGTTCGCCTGTGGGTTCACCCTCGACCGCCTTCGGGACGCCCTGCTCGCCGTCTCACTCGGTGGCGACCCGATCCCGACCGAGCGAGGCGGTCCCGTTCGCCTCCTCGTCGACGACGCGGACTGCTGGGAGCGCGTGAAGTGGGTCTCACGGATCGACGTGCTCGACGAACCGCCGGGCGACGCCGACACCGCCCGCGAGCAGGTGCCGGCCGACGGCTAGTCCGCCCCCGGCCCGACGACTTGGACCCCGACCACCACACACTTGTCACCGACGTGCCAACGCCGCACATGGTCGGATCGCGGACGGCCACGGCCGTCGCCGGACTCCTCGCGAGCCTCCTGATTAGCGTCGCCGCGTGGTACTACTTCGACACCGTGCTGGTGTTTCTCCTGCTCCCGTTTCTCCCACTTCTGTGGCGATCGAATCGGGAGACGCAGTCGGTTCGGGAGTGCCCGACCTGTGGATTCAGCACACGCGATCCCGGGTTCGACTACTGTCCGCGTGACGGCACGCCGCTCGATCGCCACCGTGACCGATCGTGACCCGACGGTACCGTCCACCGTATCTTTATATCGGCGCCGTGACAACGGGTGAGTAGTAGCCAGCATGGGGGGAGCGAACAGCGGCGAGCCGAGTGAGAGTAGCGACGATAGCCGACCGACTGCGACGCTGCTGTTGGGCGGCGAGACGGCCGAGGTTCTCGACGTGCCCCCCGAGTCGACGAACCTCCTCGTCGTCTCGGCGGCGCGGTCGATGCGGGATGTCGTCGAGGAGTGGCGTCGGCGCACCGGCGCCCTTCCCGACGCGTTCGGGCTGGTCACGTACGCCGAGTTCGAGCGGTCGGCGTCGGCCAGTGCGACCGGCCAGCCGTCGCGCAAACCGCTCCCCGGCGGGAATCTGACGGTTACGTCGATGTCCGATCCGGGCGACCTGCGCCGACTCGGGACGGCCGTCACGCTCTATCTCGACGACTGGGTCGACACCGACCGCGAGACGCTCGTCTACGTCGACGCTCTCGGGCCGTTTATCGACGCGAACGACGCCGAATCGACGTTCCAGTTCCTCCACCTTCTGGTACAGAGCGCCGTCCAGTTGGACGCCAACGTGGTCGTCGGCGTCGATCCGTCGACGACCCCCGACCGCACGCTCAACACGTTCCGGCCCCTGTTCGACCGGGTGGTCGACGCCACGGCAACGGCCGAATTCGACGACGACGAACTCCGTGACCTGCTCGGCAACCGCCGGCGACGGTTCGTCCTCCGGTTGCTCCTCGAACGGTCGACGGTCGAACTCGACCAGCTAGCGGTGCGACTCGCCCGTTGGGAGAACGATACCGACGAACCGACCCGATCCGAGCGTGACCGGGCGTACACCGCCTTGGCGTCCATCCACGTCCCGCGGTTGGCCGAGGCGGGGCTCGTGACGTTCGACCGGACCGCCGAACGGGTGTGCCTCACCGACGACCGGTCGGCCGACCGCCTCCAGCAGTATCTGCCCACCTCCGACGACGAGTGACGGCGATTACTCCGGTGTCGGATCGACGCGAACCTCGCCGCTCCCGTGGATGGTCACCCGACAGCCGGCGAGTTCGAACTCGAGGATTCCGCCTTCGCGGGGCGTGCCGTCGCGTTTGGGGGTGAAGATGCGGTTCAGCGCATCCGGCTGCACGACCGCATTGAGGTTCACCTCCGTCGGCTCCTTGCCCGTCACTTCGAGAACCGCGTGCACGACGGTGACACTCAGTTCGATATCGCTGGTCTCGTAGTAGTTGACGACGTATACGTCGTCTTCGGACCCGCCGTTCGTCGCGTGACGATCCGAATCTGTATGTGAGTTTTGCATATTGGTGCGACTGTGGCTACCCCATCATTCATTTCAACCAATATTAAATATGGGTGTGTTTCGCCCCTCCGGGAACCTGGACAGGAGTATTGATAGAATGACAATATGGGCTCGTGTGGGTCGTCGCGGCGGGGCACCGGCCGTCGCGAACGTGGCCGAGGACCGGTACCGACGGCCACCGATCCGTCTCGTACCGTCCGTCGTCGCTGTTCTCCGGTCGGTCGCATCGGTTCGGAAACCCGGCACCGGCTCGCAACGACCCGTCTCATACTGATTATCGTACGTCGTCATCGGTGGTTCGCCAGAACGGGCCGGCGAACCACCGGTACAATCAGTCGTCGAGCGCGTCCGTCAGTCCCCACTCCTCGGCGCGGGCGCGGGCCTCTTGGCGTGCCTGTTCGCGGATGGCTTCGATCTGTGACTCGTCGGCCAGAAACGCCTCGACGGCGTCGGTGTCGTCGGCACCCAGTCGGTCGTCGGGCGCCGCGTCGCGGGTGCGCGTCACCAGCCCCCTGTCGGCCGAGAGACGCTCCGCCGGCAGGCCGGGCAACACCCGTAGGTCGTCGGCCTCGTGAGCCTCCGCCAACGCCCCCCGGTCGAGTTCGTACAGTTCGGCGCTGTAGGGTCCCGGTCCCGCCACGTCGGCGAGGGCATCGGCGCCGCCCCGGTCGGTGTCTGTGCAGTACGCGAGCACCGGCACTCCGTCCTCGAAGGTGACGACACCGCGCGTCTCGTCGCCGAGCAAAACGGCGTCCTGGGGCTCGAAGACGGCGTAGCCCGTCAGCCCCCGATCGAGGGCGGTCGACAGCGTCTCCCCGGGGTCGTCGACGACGCGTGATCGGACCAGATCGCCGCGTGGGATTCTCATACTTCGTCCGGCACGACCGCGCTCCGGAAGCGGTCGGCCACGTCCCCGCTCGCCCCGTCGCGCACGTCGAGTCGTCTCGCCGCCTCGCGGAACGCCTCGGACGCGGGTGCGTCCGGGGCGTGTGCGAGCAACGGTTCGCCCGCCTGTCTGGCCGCGCGTGCGCTGTTGCTCTCCGGGATCACGCCCAGCGTCTCGCCGCCGAAGTAGCGGTCCGCCTGCTCGGCGATGCGGTCGATCCCCTCGTCGTCACGGACGCGGTTGAACAGCGTTCCCGCCGTCTCCGTCCCGTACGATCGGGCGTACTCCTGGACCTTGAGGCCGTCCGAGAGCGCCGGTATCGTCGGCTGGAGGACGATCACCGTCCGATCCGCGAGCACGACGGGGAGGACCGCGCTTTTCGACCCCAGCGCCGCCGGCGAGTCCAGCAAGAGCACGTCCGTGTCGGCGGCGAGTTCGGCCACCACGTCCCGCAGCCGTTCGGGGTCGGCGGCCCGAAACGCCGCTAGACTCGTCCCGCAGGGGACGACCTTCATCCCGAAGCGGTCGTAGACGGCGTCGGAGACGGCGGCGTCGGCCCCGTCGACCAACAGGTCGTGGAGCGTTACCGCCGCGTCGTCGAGGCCGGCGTGAAAGAGCAGGTTAGCCATCCCGGTGTCGGCGTCGACGACCGTCACGTCGTGTTCCTCGGCGAGCGCCATGCCAAGCGCGAGCGTACTCGTCGTCTTCCCCGTCCCACCCTTGCCGCTCGCCACGGCGAACGCCTCGACCATCGGTGTCCGATTTTGCGGCCCCGGAATTAAACGTTCGGTCCGGCCAAAGCGTTTTGCCGATCTGCCTCCTTCGACGGGTATGCCACCCACTCCCGCGGCGTTTCGGGACCTGCTGCTGTCGCTCGACGCCGCGGCGCTGACGGAGTTCGTCGCGGCGGTGTACGGGGCCCGTGGGTGGGAACTCGACCGGGACGGCGACGACCTGCGGGTTCGGCCCGCAGGGACGCGGGACTGGCGCCGACTCGTCGTCGCGCCCGTCGACCGACCGCCGACCGACGCCGACGGCGTGGTCGTGCCGACGCTCGTCATCGACGCCGACGGAGCCGGTACCGGGGAGCCGACCGTCGTCGACGCCGCCGCCCTCCTGGAACTGCTGCGCTACGCCGTCGACGACGCGGCCCGTACGCGCCTGTTCCGGGACTTCTTCGACTGCGAGCCGGACGCCTTCGAGGGGCCGGCGGCCGTCGACGCCGTCGAGACGGGGACGGCCGAGCCACAGACCGACGCGCCGCCCGAGTCGACGGCCGATCCACGGGCTGATGCCTCGGTCGCCAGCGACCCCTCGCTCCGATTCGGGCGCCGACTCGTCGTCGCCGTCGCTATCCTGTCCGTGGTCGGCATCGTCGCCGTCGTGGTCGGACCGACGCTCGCGCCGACCGGTGAGGACGCCGTGGCCGGCGCGGACGCGACGACCGACACCCCCGACGACGCGGGGTCCGAGGCGCCGGCCACCGACCGCGCCGTCCCGTCGACACACGCCGGCGTGGTGGCGGTCGACGGCCCGTTGCCGCCCGGCGTCGATGCGACGGGCATCACGAATCACGAACGCCTCGGCGCTGGCCGACGCCCACGAAGCGGCGCTCGACGGGCGTTCGTACCGGCTCTCGGTCGTCGCCCGCGAGTTCGTCGGCGGGCGGCCGACCGCATTCGCGTGGGAGCGGGCGGTCGTCGAGGGGCCGACCCGGTATCGCTCGGACGTGTCCGTGATCGGGACGTTCCGGCAGCAGCCGCGGGCCATCGGCACCACCTCGGCGTACGCCGACGGCACGATGCGGTTCGTCCGGCTGACTACCGCCACCGAGGCCGACGGGACGATCAGGTTCACCGAGCGCGGCCCCGAGTCCGGAACGGCGGATGGTCCGGGCTGGCGAAGCGTCGCCGTCGACCCCGCGGTCGATCCGTTCGCGAACCGCACCGCGACGCATCTCCGGGGCGTGCTCGACGTCGACGACGCGGCCGTCGTCGGCTCGTTCGAACGCGAGGGGACGACCTACGTCTGGATCGACCTCCGCCGCCGGCCGCCGGGGGGCACCGACGCGATAGACAGCATCCTCGTCGACGAGCGCGGCCTCGTCCACGAGATTCGTCACGAGTACGCCTACCTCCCGCCCGAAGCGTCGACGGTCCGCACCGTCGTCACGGTCCGGATCGAACCCACGAACGTGACCGCGTCGCCGCCGCCGTGGCTCGACGCGGGGGAGTCCCCGCCGGTCAGGAGGTGACGCGGGCCGGCGCCCGCCCGTCGGCGGTGGTGTTCGTCGCCGCCATCCACGCCGGCCGCGTCACGGTCACGGGGCCGGGGACGATCCGAATCGTCACCTCGATCCGGACGCCCGGCTCTATCGCGGGCGTGTACGACCGGTGGAGTTCGCGCACCAGCCCCGTCTCGTCGACGCGCGCCCATCCCGTCACGTTCCGTGATTCGGGCCACGGGTCGCCCTCGAAGGCGACGCGGTACGTCGTCGTCTCGTTGCGTTCCGTCCGCCCGACGATCCGGGTCTCGTTGGCGCTGAGATACCACTGGATGGTTCGTTCGGTCCGGTCGACGAAGCTCACGGCCTCGGCCGACGAGCCGAGGGTCGACCGAACCGCCATCCGCCTCCGCACGCCGTTGCCCGTCCGGATGTAGCCAACCGAGCCGTTCGCGTACATCGACCCCGACGCGACGACGGTCTCCTCGTGGCCGAGCGAGCCGAGGCGCCGCACGCGCGACCGGTAGCGATCCGGCGACGCGACGAGCGCTCGCTCGTGGGCGACGCCCCGCAGTTCACCGTCCTCGAACTCCCGGTACGTGACCGTGAGGCGGTACGATCGGTTCGACAGCGTGGCCTCGTGGGCGTTCGCGAGCGCCGCCGCGTTCGTGACGCCCGTCTCGTCGATGCCCCGCGGGAACGCGGCCGCCGACTCGTCGGTCGCCGTTTCGGTCCCGTTCCCCCCGAAGAGGGCCGCCGGCGAACCGATGTCGACGCCGCTCGATCCCGTCGCGGTCACGACGCCGCCGAGGGCGAGCGAGAGCGCCAGGCCGACCACCGCGACGCGGCCGAGCCACTCCGACCGATCGCCGTCCGGCCCCGACTTCCCCACTCCGTCGTCGCTCGCCGGCGCGACCGGCCGGGGCGACGCCCCGTCCCGCCCCTCCGCTGCGCCCGAGTCGTCGTTTCGGTCCTCGTCGAGTCCGTCCGTGTTCGCCGCCCTCCGCCCCGTCGTGTCCGGGCCGTCGCCTCCACACTCCTCGGCGGCCCCGAACGATCCCGGATCGCGGTCGAAAACGTCCCGGCAGAGGCGCGTCCGCTCGGTCGTCGGGAGGGCGTACGCCACCAACTCGTGGAGCGTCGCGGCGTCGACGAGGCGGTCCGCGTCCGACGGGGCCGTCGTCCCGTCCCCACCGACCCGGACGACGAGGCGTCGCGGCCGGTCGGCGCCGGGTGGCGTCGCCAGCAGATCGGCGGTGTCGTCGGCATCGCGTTCGACCGTCCACCCGCGCGCGTCGTACACCGCCGCGGTGAACGCTATCGCCGTCTCGCGATCCAGCGTCGCGAGGTGGGCCCGGAACGCCGTCCCCGGCACCGAAGTCATACCCGTTCCTACGCCTTGACGCGCAAAACGTTTCTGCCGCGGCTCACGGCGCGTCGTCGAGCCACGGCGGCGGCGACGCGGAGACGTTTCCGGGCGCGAGACGCATCGTGACGACGACCCGAACCGGCGGGCCGTCGGACGGTCGGTAGACGTACTCGTGGTGGAGTTCGTGGACGAGTCCGTGCTCGTCGACGAGGAGGCTCCCGGTCGTCTCGGCGCCCGCACTCTCGTCGCGGCTGACGGCGATCCAGAAACGCGTCGTGCCGTTGCGCTCGAAGGCGCCGACGACCCTCGTGTCGCTTCCCCTCAACACTCCCCGGAGATATCGCTCGCTCCGACTGGCGACCCGGTCTTCCGGCCGGAGTTCGGTTTCGACCGCCGTCCCCGCCTCGCCGGCCAGACGGACGTACCGCACCTGCCCGTTGGCGAACGCCGAGGTGTTGCCGACGGCCCGCGGGTCCTGCCGGACGGTCCCGACCCACCGCAGGTCCGTGCGGTAGCGGGTGGCGTTCTCGACGACCGTCCGCTCCGCGACGAAGCCAGTCGGCGCGCCGTCGACGAACTCGCGGTGGTGGACGGTCAGGCGGTACGAGCGCCCGTCGAGCGCCGCTTCGTGGGCGTCGGCCAGCGCCGAGGCGTTCGCGATACCCACGGCGGTGACGCCCGGTGGCCGCGGCTCGGGTGCCGACGACACCGCGATCACGCCCGGGCGAGCGGGCTCGTCGTCGTCTGTCGCGTTCCATCCGGTGTCGAGACGACGCGTCGCCGCTTCCGCGGCCGAGTAGTCGCTGGGCGTGCTGTTCGTGTCGTCCGCACCGTCCACCTCGCTCCCGTCCATCCCCGACGACGTGAGCGCCGGGCCGGTCGCGGCGACGATGGCGACGACGAGGACGATTGCCAGTCCGGCGGCGAACGCGCGGCGCGCCGGGACCCCGCCCTCGTCGTTTCCCGACTCCCTCTCCGGCGGGTCGTCGGCCGTCCGCGTCGCTTCCCCGTCGGCGCCGGCGTCGCTCGATGCGTCCGCCGTCGACGGCGGGTCGAAGTCGTCGGGGTCGGCGCCGAGGAAATCCCGGAACAGCCGCTCCCGGGCCGTCGAGTCGAGGGCGTACCACGCCATCCGGCCGACGTCGTCGGCATCGAGGCTCGTCACCTCGCCTTCGTGCCTGACGGCGACGGCGACGGCGTCGTCGCAACTGACCGCGAGCCGTCGCGGCCGGTCGGCCCCGGGCGGCGTGGCCAGCAGGTCGGCGGCGTCGCCCTCGCGCTCGACCGTCCACCCGCGAGCCGCGTACACCGCCGCGACGAACTCCGTCAGCGCCGCGGCGTCGAGGCCGGAGAGGCAGTCACGGACCGTCTCGCCGGGGGTGTGCGTCATACTCGGCGCTAGGGAGCAGTCGGCAAAACCCTTGGCCCGACCGGCCGTTGGCCCGCGAGTGTCGGGACGGTGTCAGAACTCGGTCCCCTTCCGCGCCCGCTGTCCCGCGTCGATCGGATGTCGCTCCTTTCGGACCTCGCTCACCAGGTCGGCACGGTCGGCGAGGTAGTCCGGGTGGTCGTGGCCACCGGTACAGACGAGTTCCAGCCCCTCGGGTTTCGACTCCACGAGCCCGACCACGTCGTCGGGGTCGACGAGCCCGCGGTTGGCGGCGTACAGGATTTCGTCGAGGATCAACATGTGGACGCCGTTCGCGGGGTCGCCGTCGAGGGGAAGCGGTGCCGAGAGGTCCACGTCCCGTGCCCCGTCGATCAGGTCGCGGGCGCGTTCCAGGCCGCCCCGGGCCTTCGCCGCGTGGTCGGCGTCGTCGCTCCCGTCGGCGAAGCCGTGCCAGCCGTAGTGGCCGCTGTGTTCGTAGCTGAAGCCGTCGACCTGCGTGATGGCCGCGTACTCGCCGCGCACGTCTTCGACGCTCGCCGCGCCGCCTTTCATAAACTGCAGGCAGTGCACCCGGTAGCCGTGGCCGGCGGCGCGAAAGCCCATGCCGAGGGCGGCAGTGGTCTTGCCCTTCCCGTCCCCCCACCACACCTGTACGCGGCCGAACTCGGCCGGTGCCTGCGGGGCGGGCGCCCCGTCGTCGTCGACCGGGGATCGTCGCGGCTCGCTATCCTCGCTCATACCCCTGCTTCGGCCCGGCGCGGGCTTCAAGGGTCCGATGTGGGAAGCCGTGTCACCGCCGCTCGTTCGTCGGTGACGACGCCCGCCTCGGCGGCGTACTCGCCGTCGGGGTGTCGCGAGCGGAGGCTGGCGGCGACGGCGTCGCGGACGCAGGCGCGGGCGGCCCCGCCGACGGCCGTCGCGCTCCCCGAAAAGCGGGCGGGGTCGCCCGCGGGGTCACAGGCGGCGACGACGGCGTCCGTCGTCGTCCCGGGGATGCCGGCGAGTTCGAGCAGGGTCGCCGCCTTCGCCTCGGCCGCGACGGTCAGGAGGTTCGGGAGCGCTCCGGGCGCGAGCGAGCGGGTGGTGCCCACGACGACGTTGACGGTGCCGGCGTGATGCCCGCCGTCCGTCCGCGCCGCCGCGTCGACCGGGAGGGCGGCGGGATTCGACACGCCAGCCGTGGCGACGGCTTCGACGGGGCCGAGTCGCGCCCGGCGGGCGTGCCGCTGGGCGACGCCGGTCAGGAGCGCGGGGCCGTCGGCGGAAAAACCCGCGGCGTCGAGCCGTTCGGCGACGTAGGCGTCGAGGTCGGTCCGCGTCCAGCCCTCGGGGACGGTGCAGTTGTAGGCCGCGGGGGCGCGACCGTCGCCGCCCGCGTACCCGGTCGAGAGCCAGCGCGTGCCGGTGCGGGCGAGGCGACAGACGCCGTCCCTGACCGTCGCGTCGAACACGGCGGTCACAGCAGGGCGTCGAGCAGCCGGTCGTTCTCGTGACGGCGACGGATGGCGACGCGGATGTGGGCGTCGAGGGAGCGGAACGTCGTCGCGTCGCGGACGACGATGCCGTCGCGTCGGGCTTCGTCGATCACGTCGCTCACCGACCGATCGTGGACGCCGAGGAGGAGAAACGGTGCCTCGGAGGGGTACACCTCGAACGAGTCGCGCAGGCGGTCGGCGACGCGGGCGCGTTCCGTGCGCACCCGGTCGCGCGTCTCGGCGACGAACTTCGTCTGCCGCAGACAGTAGGCGCCCACGTCGGCCGCGGGCGTCGAGAGTCCCCACGCCGGCCGGGCGACTTCGAGGCGTTCGTGCAGACCGCCCGTCGCGACGGCCAGTCCCATCCGAAGACCCGGCAGCCCGAACACCTTGGTCAGCGACCGCACGACGACGACGCCGGGTTCGCCCGCGAGCGTTCGGTAGTCGGTGAAATCGAGGAACGCCTCGTCGACGATCAGGGTCGTTTCGGCGCGTCGGCACTCCTGGGCGTAGGCCACGAGGTCCGCGCGGCGATAGCCGACTCCGGTCGGGTTGTTCGGGTTGCAGACGACGACGACGTCGTACGGCGCCGGGTCGGTTTCCAGGATGCGGTCGTGGGCGACGAAGTTCGGCGTGGCGCCCTGTAGCCGTACCTCGCGGTCGTACTCGCCGAACCCCGGTTCGGGGAGGAGGGCGTCGTCGCCGGTGTCGAGCGTCACGCCGAAGGCGAGTCGGAGCGCCTCGATGCCGCCGGCCGTGGGTACGACGTTCAGCGGTTCACAGCCCAGATACTCCCCCGCCGCGGTCCGATACTCGCAGTAGTCGTCCTCCGGATACCGCGTCGCGGCGGCGTACGCCGATTCGTAGACGCTCACCACCCCCTGCGGTCGTTCCGGATTGGTGTTGGCGCTGAAGTCCAACAGGGTTGCGTCCGACGCCCCCCCATGTGGCACGCGTGTCACGTCGGCCACGGCGTCAGGGTCCATACGAATCGTTCACACGCTCCACAACCTCAAGCGTTCCGTCCGCGACGGCGCCGAGCGACCCCGACCGATCCGCCAGATAGAGCGCGCCGCCCATGCCCGCCCCCTCCTTCGCCTCGCCCGCCGCGTAGCGGGCGAGGGGGTCGTCCCGCCCCGCAAAGCCGGGATCGGTGACGACGAGTTCGCAGTCGAGGCCGGCCGCGGCCGCCCTCAGATCGGTTTCGGCGGCGACGTACGTCGTCGTGGCGACGGTCAACGGGTCCGCGACACCCGCGTGTCGGACCAGCGCGGCGGCGGCGAGCATCTGCGTCCCGCCGCCGAGGACCACGTCGGTCCCCGACTCCAGCGCCCCGGCGACGAGGCCGGCGACGACGGCGAGTGTCGGGTCACCGAGAAAGCGCACGGCGAGTTTCGGGCGGTAGGCGGCGTCGCCCGGGTCGAGGTCGCTCGCCGCGAACCCGTCGTCGACCACCCGCCGTTTCAGGTCGCGCGGGTTCTCCGGGAGCGACGAGGAGACGGGAACGGTGACGGCGTCGCCGTCTTCCCGAGGCGCCCGTGGCGCCTCGCCGACCCCGAGCGCCCGGCAGACGCCGAGTGCCGTCGTAGTGCCGCCGGGAATCGTCTCCCCGATCACGAGTTCGTCGTCGGGGAGCGCGTGTCCCAGTTCGCGGGCGGCGACCCAGGCACCCGGCGCGGTCGGCACCGGATCGGCTTCCCGTACGTCCCGGCCGGGCTTTGCGCCCACGTCGACGGTCGGCGCGCCGGTCGGTTCGGCGAGGCCGGCGTCGACGACGAGCGTCTCGAACCCCACCTGCTCGCGGACGGCGCGCGTGACGGCCGCGGGCGTCGGACAGCCCGTCGGGCTCACGGGGACGGCGGGCGCGCGAACGAGGTGGCCGTACTCGATCAGTTCGGCGTCGGCGCTCGGGGTGTGTGCCACCAGGGCGGGGTCGGCGCCCGCGGCGCTGATCCCCTCGATCCGCGCCGTCTCCGTCGTCCCCGCGACGAGGACGAACCTGGTCACGACAGCGCCTCCGCAACCCACAGATCCCGCGGTCGGTTCACGTTCACGGCGAGTCGCGTGTCGTCGCTGACGTATATGTCGTCGTCGGTTCCGGCGACGACGTTGACGCCGGTGGGGGCGAGCGAGCCGTCCCCGACGGTCGAATCGACGCTCGCGCCCAGTCTGCGCTTTAGGGCGACGGGGACGGCGACGGTGAGCGATCCCTCGGCGTCGGCCGCCGCGTCGAGGACGCGGTTCACGGTGCCGGGCGTGAGCAGGGGGAGGTCGGCGGCGACGGTCAGCGCCGGACGGCCGACCCGCTCCAGCGCCGCGGTCAGGTCGGCCACGTACCCCTCCCCGGGCGTCTCGAAGACGGTCACGGCCGACGGGTCGAGGTGCGCGCGCGTCCTCGGTGTATGCGGCGAGACGGCGGCGTAGACGTCGTCGCCGCGGCTCGCGAGGAGGGCCTCACACACCCGGTCGACCATCGCCGTCCCGGTCACCTCGACCAGCGGCTTTTCGCTCCGTCCCAGCCGCGTCCCCCGCCCGCCACACATCACCAGAGCGTCCACGCGACCACCCCCGCGTGGAGCGCGACGACGCGGGCGAGTTCGTTCGCGGCGCCGAGCGCGTCGCCGGTGACGCCGCCGAGGTGGGCCGTCGCCCAGCGGCCGACGGGGAGCGCGACGGCCGGGCCGGCCAGGAGCGTGACGACGAGCGCCGGCGTGGCCCCGGCCGGCGCGAGGAGCGCGGCGGGGGCGGCGGCGACGACGACTGGCAGGAGGGCGGCGCCGTTGGACTCGCCGACGACGGCCGAGCCGAGGCCCTCGTGGCCCGGCGTCCCGAGGGCGGCGAGCGTCGCCATGCCGACTTTGGCGCTCACCTCGCTCGCGAGGATCAGTCGGGCGGCGATCCGGGGGCCGGCGCCGGCGACGCCGAGGGCGCCGAACGCGAGAGCGAGGAGGGCGAGGCCGACCACCAGGAGGCCGCCGACGCCGATCCGGGAGTCCTTCAGGGCCGAGCGCCGGTCGTCGGCCCCGTGGGCCGCCGCGGCGTCACCACAGTCCGCGAGGCCGTCGACGTGGGTGACGCCGGTGACGAGATAGAGCGTCGCGAGATACAGGGCCGCCGCCGTCGAGACGGGGACGGGAAGGAGGAGGGGGAGCGCGGCGAGGCCGCCGACGACGTAGCCGGCGACGACGAACGCGGCGGGCGTCCGACGGAAGGCGTCCCAGCCCGCCTCGCCGCCGCCGACGGGCAGGCGCGTCAGGAAGGCGAGGGCGCCGCGGACGGCGGTCAACACAGGGCGATCACTCCCGCCAGCCCGAACGCGAGCCACCCGGCCCGCGAGACGACGGCGACACCCCGCGTCGCGTCGGCGGGCGTCGGCAGGGCGGGGCCGGCGTCGTCGGACTCCGTCAGACTGTCACCGGCTTCGTCGGTTACCCGAGGCGTCTCCGACGCCTCGCCGTCCGAGGACCGTCGGTCCTCGCTCAGGTCGTACGCGTCGGGTTTCGTCAGCCGAACGTCCAACGCGACGGCGAGTGTCGCCATCGGCCACCCGGCGTTGGGCGAGGCGGGGCGGCGGGCGAGCGGCCGCGCGCGCCGGAGCGCACCGGGACGGCCGGCGACGACGGAGAGTAAGACGGCGCTTGCGCGTGCGGGGAGGAACATGACGGCGTCGTCG contains these protein-coding regions:
- the cobS gene encoding adenosylcobinamide-GDP ribazoletransferase, with product MLTAVRGALAFLTRLPVGGGEAGWDAFRRTPAAFVVAGYVVGGLAALPLLLPVPVSTAAALYLATLYLVTGVTHVDGLADCGDAAAAHGADDRRSALKDSRIGVGGLLVVGLALLALAFGALGVAGAGPRIAARLILASEVSAKVGMATLAALGTPGHEGLGSAVVGESNGAALLPVVVAAAPAALLAPAGATPALVVTLLAGPAVALPVGRWATAHLGGVTGDALGAANELARVVALHAGVVAWTLW